The proteins below are encoded in one region of Pseudomonas sp. SCB32:
- the qhpC gene encoding quinohemoprotein amine dehydrogenase subunit gamma: protein MKHLKAINNKAQKLEQAAAEDRIEDVVAMNSVAGCASTTDPGWEIDVFGGVSSLCQPMEADLYGCSDPCWWPAQVPDMMSTYPDWNKDAQASAENWRNLGTVFPDDK from the coding sequence ATGAAACATCTGAAAGCCATCAACAACAAAGCACAGAAGCTTGAACAGGCCGCCGCCGAGGATCGCATCGAGGACGTGGTGGCGATGAACTCCGTGGCAGGTTGCGCCTCGACCACCGACCCGGGCTGGGAAATCGACGTGTTCGGCGGTGTGTCCTCGCTCTGCCAGCCGATGGAAGCGGACCTCTACGGCTGCTCCGACCCTTGCTGGTGGCCGGCCCAGGTGCCGGACATGATGAGTACCTACCCCGACTGGAACAAGGATGCGCAGGCCTCGGCCGAGAACTGGCGCAACCTCGGCACCGTATTCCCGGACGACAAATAA
- the peaB gene encoding quinohemoprotein amine dehydrogenase maturation protein: MGAILNLVERNLHEVRVDDDRLLFHIPSSSLFASDELTGGIIDALRGHACSPDELTQRLGGRFAAEEIDETLRELIALELVSDGSPLTPEIGIKKVDRTALNTVVLNVNTGCNLSCTYCYKEDLDKPSAGKKMGAETAEASVEMLIKESPDEQRYTVVFFGGEPLSNRPLIEHMVAYCERRFGELGKTVDFVMTTNATLLTEEIIDWLNAHRFGLSISIDGPKTVHDRNRITVGGQGTYDVVRRKADMLLSRYTSRPVGARVTLTTGVTDVETIWDHLFNEMGFAEVGFAPVTSGDISSFNLTGEELKQVFANMKALGRRYLDEALEGRNIGFSNLHQLITDIHEGQKKALPCGAGLKMLAVDHKGELNLCHRFTGSSLPTFGNVHEGVKQAELNDFLSQRLDRTDTGCASCRIRNLCSGGCYHESYARYGDPAHPTYHYCELMRDWVDFGIEVYSRIMASNPGFIDRHITPRKAH; the protein is encoded by the coding sequence ATGGGCGCCATCTTGAATCTGGTCGAACGCAACCTGCACGAAGTGCGGGTGGACGACGACCGCCTGTTGTTCCACATCCCCAGCTCCTCGCTGTTCGCCAGCGACGAGCTGACCGGTGGGATCATCGACGCGCTGCGCGGGCATGCCTGCTCGCCGGACGAGCTGACCCAACGCCTGGGCGGGCGTTTTGCCGCCGAGGAAATCGATGAGACCCTGCGCGAGCTGATCGCGCTGGAGCTGGTCAGCGATGGGTCGCCGCTGACCCCTGAAATCGGCATCAAGAAGGTTGACCGCACTGCGCTCAACACCGTGGTGCTGAACGTCAATACCGGCTGCAACCTGAGCTGCACCTACTGCTACAAGGAAGACCTGGACAAGCCCTCCGCCGGCAAGAAGATGGGCGCGGAGACCGCCGAGGCTTCGGTGGAAATGCTGATCAAGGAGTCGCCGGACGAGCAGCGCTACACTGTGGTGTTCTTCGGTGGCGAGCCGCTGTCCAACCGCCCGCTGATCGAGCACATGGTCGCCTATTGCGAGCGTCGCTTCGGCGAGCTGGGCAAGACGGTGGACTTCGTCATGACCACCAACGCCACGCTGCTCACCGAAGAGATCATCGACTGGCTCAACGCACATCGCTTCGGTCTGTCGATCAGCATCGACGGGCCGAAGACGGTGCACGACCGCAACCGCATCACCGTGGGCGGGCAGGGCACCTATGACGTGGTGCGGCGCAAGGCCGACATGCTGCTTTCGCGCTATACCTCGCGGCCGGTTGGGGCGCGGGTGACCCTGACCACCGGCGTCACCGACGTCGAGACCATCTGGGACCACCTGTTCAACGAGATGGGCTTTGCCGAGGTCGGTTTCGCGCCGGTCACCTCAGGCGACATCAGCAGCTTCAACCTCACCGGGGAGGAGCTCAAGCAGGTGTTCGCCAACATGAAGGCACTCGGCCGGCGGTACCTGGACGAGGCGCTGGAAGGGCGCAACATCGGCTTCTCCAACCTGCACCAGCTGATCACCGACATCCACGAAGGGCAGAAGAAGGCCCTGCCGTGCGGTGCCGGCCTGAAGATGCTGGCGGTGGATCACAAGGGCGAGCTGAACCTCTGCCACCGCTTCACCGGCTCATCCTTGCCGACCTTCGGCAACGTGCATGAAGGGGTGAAGCAGGCCGAGCTGAACGACTTCCTGTCGCAGCGCCTGGACCGCACCGACACCGGCTGCGCCAGCTGCCGCATCCGCAACCTCTGCTCCGGCGGCTGCTACCACGAGAGCTACGCGCGCTACGGCGATCCGGCGCATCCCACTTACCACTACTGCGAACTGATGAGGGACTGGGTCGACTTCGGCATCGAGGTCTACAGCCGGATCATGGCTTCCAACCCCGGCTTCATCGACCGCCACATCACTCCGCGGAAGGCGCACTGA
- the ccsA gene encoding cytochrome c biogenesis protein CcsA, translating into MSSLLVGLCAAFVGCALLWSLPSLGNAALWAVAVLIALGALRPNLRLPAWPLALGVLCGACLALALHLMADHFQLRYAWLYSSAALPAYLKFSNLWGGDEGTVLLLATFCMVAALSGRQLDGWAGRGMALIAAWYTATAAWLGPFGATPGEWLAHQPSQGMNAHLQTFWMSFHAPLILCAYAWALAPAGAALGALGQGSSAYAWVMPRYSRRAWLVLTAGIGAGMAWAMEDFTFGQLWHWDPVQTSAFVIWALLGAVLHGARRWRADGANRRLLPLLSLLAAAMACVAMAVTRSTVLASSHRYIGTTSWLSHLALALILLILAAFYLVAGRRAQAGAGRRRGASDWTLDVAIYLFAGTGLLALGALLQAHLYEWLRLERPSELKPFFETLTAWATTQEMDSLRRAFDQWDVNGYGLANGLLPLLGLLGLIGGYSFLRRSVRPRLALLATLAMVGVMLWVGWRGGWLSGGYNGEGMLSQSVVAVLPWLDAALLGGGFLMGCCLFWGALSLWRSRRLGNLRYSGGVALVHGGAVIALVGGLAATALNTYQQISIPPGTSFEQWHAVIGGMQMRVSPDSSRPDFSGYHAVAKVELRDGEHTLAGHALFQDSRGNPPAYQGPVRQLCEILDYHYARFASDRGYVLHPFIVRGWSGDLQVWVPASARLLKQPGDDIESVVVVRRYPFLSFVWVGLLTMLFGALLLPAGGALRKRGHTASDGVAEAVSQS; encoded by the coding sequence ATGTCGTCATTGCTTGTCGGGTTGTGCGCCGCGTTCGTTGGGTGCGCACTGCTCTGGTCATTGCCGTCGCTCGGCAACGCCGCGCTCTGGGCGGTTGCCGTGCTGATCGCGCTGGGGGCGCTGCGCCCGAACCTGCGCCTGCCGGCCTGGCCGCTGGCGCTGGGGGTGCTGTGCGGAGCCTGCCTCGCGCTGGCGCTGCACCTCATGGCCGATCACTTCCAGCTGCGCTACGCGTGGCTCTACAGCAGCGCGGCGCTGCCGGCCTACCTGAAATTCTCCAACCTCTGGGGCGGCGATGAAGGCACGGTGCTGCTGCTGGCGACCTTCTGCATGGTCGCCGCCCTCAGCGGCCGCCAGCTGGACGGCTGGGCCGGACGCGGGATGGCGCTGATCGCCGCCTGGTACACGGCCACCGCCGCCTGGCTCGGGCCTTTCGGCGCCACGCCCGGCGAGTGGCTGGCACACCAGCCCAGCCAGGGCATGAACGCGCACCTGCAGACCTTCTGGATGTCCTTCCATGCGCCGCTGATCCTGTGTGCCTACGCCTGGGCCCTGGCGCCGGCGGGTGCCGCTCTCGGCGCGCTGGGGCAGGGCAGTAGCGCCTACGCCTGGGTGATGCCGCGCTACAGCCGCCGCGCCTGGCTGGTGCTCACCGCCGGCATCGGCGCGGGCATGGCCTGGGCGATGGAGGACTTCACCTTCGGCCAGCTCTGGCACTGGGACCCGGTACAGACCTCGGCCTTCGTCATCTGGGCGCTGCTCGGCGCGGTGCTGCACGGAGCCCGGCGCTGGCGCGCCGATGGCGCCAATCGCCGCCTGCTACCGCTGCTCAGCCTGCTGGCGGCGGCCATGGCCTGCGTGGCGATGGCGGTGACCCGCAGTACGGTGCTGGCCAGCTCGCACCGCTACATCGGCACCACCTCATGGCTCAGTCACCTGGCGCTGGCCTTGATCCTGCTGATCCTCGCGGCGTTCTACCTGGTTGCCGGAAGACGCGCGCAAGCCGGGGCAGGGCGCCGACGCGGGGCGTCGGACTGGACCCTGGACGTGGCCATCTACCTGTTCGCCGGTACCGGGCTGCTGGCCCTCGGCGCGCTGCTCCAGGCGCATCTCTACGAGTGGCTGAGGCTGGAGCGGCCGAGCGAGCTGAAGCCGTTCTTCGAGACGCTGACCGCCTGGGCCACCACCCAGGAGATGGACAGCCTGCGCCGCGCCTTCGACCAGTGGGACGTCAATGGCTACGGCCTGGCAAATGGGCTGCTGCCGCTGCTGGGGCTGCTCGGGTTGATCGGCGGCTACAGCTTCCTGCGCCGCAGCGTCCGGCCCCGGCTGGCGCTGCTGGCCACCCTGGCGATGGTCGGCGTGATGCTCTGGGTCGGCTGGCGCGGTGGCTGGCTGAGCGGCGGCTACAACGGAGAGGGCATGCTCTCGCAAAGCGTGGTGGCGGTGCTGCCCTGGCTGGACGCGGCGCTGCTCGGCGGTGGCTTCCTGATGGGCTGCTGCCTGTTCTGGGGCGCGCTGAGCCTGTGGCGCAGTCGACGCCTGGGCAACCTGCGCTACAGCGGCGGGGTGGCCCTGGTGCACGGCGGTGCGGTGATCGCTCTGGTGGGCGGGCTGGCGGCCACGGCGCTGAATACCTACCAGCAGATCAGCATTCCGCCCGGCACTTCGTTCGAACAGTGGCACGCGGTGATCGGTGGCATGCAGATGCGCGTCTCGCCCGATTCCAGTCGCCCGGATTTCTCCGGCTATCACGCGGTGGCGAAGGTGGAGCTGCGCGATGGCGAGCACACGCTCGCCGGTCACGCGCTGTTCCAGGACAGCCGTGGCAACCCGCCGGCCTACCAGGGCCCGGTACGCCAGCTGTGCGAGATTCTCGATTACCACTACGCGCGCTTCGCCTCGGACCGTGGCTACGTGCTGCATCCGTTCATCGTGCGCGGCTGGAGCGGTGACCTGCAGGTCTGGGTGCCGGCCTCGGCGCGCCTGCTGAAGCAGCCGGGGGACGATATCGAGAGCGTGGTGGTGGTCCGTCGCTACCCGTTCCTCTCGTTCGTCTGGGTCGGCCTGCTGACCATGCTGTTCGGCGCCCTGTTGCTGCCGGCGGGCGGCGCTTTGCGAAAGCGCGGCCATACTGCTTCGGACGGCGTCGCAGAGGCCGTGTCTCAGAGTTAG
- the peaD gene encoding quinohemoprotein amine dehydrogenase subunit beta, which yields MSRKAFAAALGGLSLACALQAVAADADADKSKALESGHEYLISTNYPNNLHVIDMQTDKLFKTCTIPGAYGPGMTQLSPDRKVVYILTNHYADIYGLQLSDCKPVFHATIAQKPGENARAMFSMTVSHDGKEIYAIANPTQILAEHYEVQQPRLQVYSVADGMEAKPVRTFPAPRQLTIMQTGDDGTLYVAGPDIYKVDVKTGKFDVAIPSRNWKRPNYSPPDVLYVWNQQTYSRDFSLFYTAARFKDAKQDPATADALYGFFNIDLATGKTETVDFGPVTEVYFSGMRSPTDRNVIYGVLNRLTKYDIKEQKLVKAANLDHSYYCLTVNKAGTKLYLSGTFNDVAIFDANSLERLGDLKLPGGDMAITTSQAFVAN from the coding sequence ATGTCCAGAAAAGCATTCGCCGCCGCGCTCGGCGGCCTCTCGTTGGCCTGCGCGCTGCAAGCCGTCGCCGCTGATGCCGACGCCGACAAGAGCAAGGCGCTGGAAAGTGGCCACGAGTACCTGATCAGCACCAACTACCCGAACAACCTGCACGTCATCGACATGCAGACCGACAAGCTGTTCAAGACCTGCACCATCCCCGGCGCCTACGGCCCGGGCATGACCCAGCTGTCGCCGGATCGCAAGGTGGTCTACATCCTGACCAACCACTACGCGGACATCTACGGCCTGCAGCTCAGCGACTGCAAGCCGGTGTTCCACGCCACCATCGCGCAGAAGCCGGGTGAAAACGCGCGGGCGATGTTCTCCATGACCGTCAGCCATGACGGCAAGGAGATCTATGCCATCGCCAACCCGACGCAGATCCTCGCTGAGCATTACGAGGTGCAGCAGCCGCGCCTGCAGGTCTACTCGGTGGCCGACGGCATGGAGGCCAAGCCCGTGCGCACCTTCCCGGCGCCACGTCAGCTGACCATCATGCAGACCGGTGACGACGGCACCCTCTACGTGGCGGGCCCGGACATCTACAAGGTGGATGTGAAGACCGGCAAGTTCGATGTGGCTATCCCCAGCCGCAACTGGAAGCGCCCGAACTACTCGCCGCCGGATGTGCTCTACGTGTGGAACCAGCAGACCTACTCGCGTGATTTCTCGCTGTTCTACACCGCCGCCAGGTTCAAGGACGCCAAGCAGGACCCGGCCACCGCCGACGCCCTGTACGGCTTCTTCAACATCGACCTGGCCACCGGCAAGACCGAGACCGTCGACTTCGGCCCGGTCACCGAGGTGTACTTCAGCGGCATGCGCTCGCCGACCGACCGCAACGTCATCTACGGTGTGCTCAACCGCCTGACCAAGTACGACATCAAGGAGCAGAAGCTGGTCAAGGCGGCGAACCTCGACCACTCCTACTACTGCCTGACCGTCAACAAGGCCGGCACCAAGCTTTACCTCTCCGGTACCTTCAACGACGTGGCGATCTTCGACGCCAACAGCCTGGAGCGCCTCGGCGATCTGAAGCTGCCCGGCGGCGACATGGCGATCACCACCAGCCAGGCTTTCGTAGCCAACTGA
- a CDS encoding MFS transporter produces MAQTYSPAAGNAPHSGITKEERKVIFASSLGTVFEWYDFYLYGSLAAIIAKHFFAGVNETTAFIFALLAFAAGFAVRPFGAIVFGRLGDMIGRKHTFLITIVIMGLSTAVVGLLPAYATIGVAAPIILITLRMLQGLALGGEYGGAATYVAEHAPPGKRGFFTSWIQTTATLGLFLSLLVIMACRTALGTEAFESWGWRVPFLLSILLLIVSVYIRLQLSESPVFQRIKAEGKASKAPLTESFGRWDNLKVVIMSLLGGTAGQAVVWYTGQFYALFFLLQILKIDAQTANFLIAGSLLLGTPFFVFFGSLSDKVGRKPIIMAGCILAALTYIPIFHGLTQYGNPDVFAAQEKNPVTVVADPAHCSFQFDPVGKAKFVSSCDLAKSLLAKKAIPYENIHAETGAVAQVHIGDKIIASFEGRGMPAADFKAQSEALTAQMGTALKVAGYPEKADPAKINHLAMLLLLTVLVIYVTMVYGPIAAWLVELFPARIRYTSMSLPYHIGNGWFGGFLPTVAFAMVAATGDIYYGLWYPIVIAVMTAILGTLFLPETKDREIHHG; encoded by the coding sequence ATGGCGCAGACCTACAGCCCCGCCGCGGGCAACGCACCTCACAGCGGCATCACCAAGGAGGAGCGCAAGGTCATCTTCGCTTCCTCCCTCGGCACCGTATTCGAGTGGTACGACTTCTACCTGTACGGTTCACTGGCGGCGATCATCGCCAAGCACTTCTTCGCAGGGGTCAACGAGACCACCGCGTTCATCTTCGCCCTGCTGGCCTTCGCCGCCGGCTTCGCGGTGCGCCCCTTCGGCGCCATCGTGTTCGGTCGCCTGGGCGACATGATCGGTCGCAAGCACACCTTCCTCATCACCATCGTGATCATGGGCCTCTCCACCGCCGTGGTCGGCCTGCTGCCGGCCTACGCCACCATCGGCGTGGCGGCACCGATCATCCTGATCACCCTGCGCATGCTCCAGGGCCTCGCCCTGGGCGGCGAGTACGGCGGCGCCGCGACCTACGTGGCGGAGCACGCACCACCGGGCAAGCGCGGCTTCTTCACTTCCTGGATCCAGACAACCGCAACCCTGGGCCTGTTCCTCTCGCTGCTGGTGATCATGGCCTGCCGCACCGCGCTGGGCACCGAAGCCTTCGAGTCCTGGGGCTGGCGCGTGCCCTTCCTGCTGTCGATCCTGCTGCTGATCGTCTCGGTATACATCCGCCTGCAACTCTCCGAGTCGCCGGTATTCCAGCGCATCAAGGCAGAAGGCAAGGCGTCCAAGGCACCGCTGACCGAATCCTTCGGCCGCTGGGACAACCTCAAGGTGGTGATCATGTCGCTGCTTGGCGGTACCGCCGGGCAAGCCGTGGTCTGGTACACCGGGCAGTTCTACGCGCTGTTCTTCCTGCTGCAGATCCTCAAGATCGACGCGCAGACCGCCAACTTCCTGATCGCCGGCTCCCTGCTGCTGGGCACGCCGTTCTTCGTGTTCTTCGGCAGCCTCTCCGACAAGGTCGGCCGCAAGCCGATCATCATGGCCGGCTGCATCCTCGCCGCGCTGACCTACATCCCGATCTTCCACGGCCTGACCCAGTACGGTAATCCGGACGTGTTCGCCGCCCAGGAGAAGAACCCGGTAACCGTGGTCGCCGACCCGGCCCACTGCTCGTTCCAGTTCGACCCGGTGGGCAAGGCCAAATTCGTCAGCTCCTGCGACCTGGCCAAGAGCCTGCTGGCGAAGAAAGCCATCCCCTACGAGAACATCCATGCCGAGACCGGCGCCGTGGCCCAGGTGCACATCGGCGACAAGATCATCGCCAGCTTCGAAGGCCGCGGCATGCCGGCGGCGGACTTCAAGGCGCAGTCCGAGGCCCTCACCGCGCAGATGGGCACCGCCCTCAAGGTCGCCGGCTACCCCGAGAAGGCAGACCCGGCGAAGATCAACCACCTGGCCATGCTGCTGCTCCTGACCGTACTGGTGATCTACGTGACCATGGTCTACGGGCCGATCGCCGCCTGGCTGGTGGAGCTGTTCCCGGCGCGCATCCGCTACACCTCGATGTCGCTGCCCTACCACATCGGCAATGGCTGGTTCGGCGGCTTCCTGCCCACCGTGGCCTTCGCCATGGTGGCCGCCACGGGGGACATCTACTACGGCCTCTGGTACCCCATCGTCATCGCGGTGATGACGGCGATCCTCGGCACCTTGTTCCTCCCGGAAACCAAGGACCGGGAGATTCACCACGGCTGA
- a CDS encoding PSPA7_2676 family Cys-rich small protein, protein MRLRCFFLGCLWDDGNLTKVGHVPMLCQRCARCGAQRYLAAKAVSPEAEI, encoded by the coding sequence ATGCGATTGCGCTGCTTTTTCCTGGGATGCCTGTGGGATGACGGGAATCTGACCAAAGTCGGCCACGTGCCAATGCTCTGCCAGCGCTGTGCGCGCTGCGGTGCGCAGCGTTACCTGGCAGCCAAAGCCGTGAGCCCGGAAGCGGAGATCTGA
- the peaA gene encoding quinohemoprotein amine dehydrogenase subunit alpha — MTRLRHCLGAGTLAALALALHQPANAADGQAIINAKCQACHTPEGNNSLSRISHQRKTPEGWLMSIGRMQVMYGLKITDDERRSVVKFLADKQGLAPSETDGVRYALERRLNTVEKFDTNFEQMCARCHSGARIALQRRPAAEWEKLVNFHLGRWPSLEYQALARDRDWFDLAKKDMVPELAKRYPLDSQAWSDWKQHRPKADSLAGEWSFAGHMPGKGDLAGTMSVAKSGDDAFKVSVKGQYADGEAFEGEGSAVLYNGYEWRGNVTVGDLSMRQVFAALNGQMQGRMFDKAHDERGLDFVAAKSGTSHVLGVQPAYIKAGAETEVTVVGTGLKGKPSFGKGVDVVSVVSQTPERVTVKVKAGDAAALGEHDVTVGTAKGGNLAVYKDIAEVKVVPEFSVARIGGNGGSTPKVQGSFDAEAWGKGADGKPFRIGVFPAQWSVEPFDDRAKEDQDVKFAGEMDADTGIFTPGDAGPNPARKMMTNNAGNLKVIAAVDDAGQSHKGEGHMIVTVQRWNNPPIP; from the coding sequence ATGACACGACTTCGGCACTGTCTGGGTGCCGGAACCCTGGCCGCTCTGGCCCTAGCGCTGCACCAGCCGGCCAACGCCGCCGATGGCCAGGCGATCATCAACGCCAAGTGCCAGGCGTGCCACACGCCCGAAGGCAACAATTCCCTGAGCCGCATCAGCCACCAGCGCAAGACCCCCGAGGGCTGGCTGATGAGCATTGGGCGGATGCAGGTGATGTACGGCCTGAAGATCACCGATGACGAGCGTCGCTCGGTGGTCAAGTTCCTTGCCGACAAGCAGGGCCTGGCGCCCAGCGAAACCGACGGCGTGCGCTACGCCCTGGAACGCCGGCTGAACACCGTCGAGAAATTCGATACCAACTTCGAGCAGATGTGCGCCCGCTGCCACTCGGGTGCGCGCATTGCCCTGCAGCGCCGCCCGGCGGCGGAGTGGGAGAAGCTGGTGAACTTCCACCTCGGCCGCTGGCCATCGCTGGAATACCAGGCGCTGGCCCGCGATCGCGACTGGTTCGATCTGGCGAAGAAGGACATGGTTCCGGAACTGGCCAAGCGTTATCCGCTGGACAGCCAGGCCTGGAGCGACTGGAAGCAGCACCGGCCGAAGGCCGATTCGCTGGCGGGTGAGTGGAGCTTCGCCGGGCACATGCCGGGCAAGGGCGACCTCGCCGGCACCATGAGCGTGGCCAAGAGCGGCGACGATGCGTTCAAGGTCAGCGTGAAGGGCCAGTACGCCGATGGCGAGGCGTTCGAGGGTGAAGGCAGCGCGGTGCTGTACAACGGCTACGAGTGGCGCGGCAACGTCACCGTGGGTGACCTGAGCATGCGTCAGGTGTTCGCTGCTCTCAATGGCCAGATGCAGGGCCGCATGTTCGACAAGGCCCACGACGAACGCGGTCTGGACTTCGTCGCGGCCAAGAGCGGCACCAGCCACGTGCTGGGCGTTCAGCCGGCGTACATCAAGGCAGGCGCGGAGACCGAGGTCACCGTGGTCGGTACCGGCCTGAAGGGCAAGCCTTCGTTCGGCAAGGGCGTGGATGTGGTCTCGGTGGTATCGCAGACCCCTGAGCGCGTGACCGTCAAGGTCAAGGCCGGCGATGCGGCGGCGCTCGGTGAGCACGATGTCACCGTCGGCACCGCCAAGGGCGGCAACCTGGCCGTGTACAAGGACATCGCCGAAGTGAAGGTGGTGCCGGAGTTTTCCGTCGCCCGCATCGGCGGCAACGGCGGCTCCACGCCCAAGGTCCAGGGCAGCTTCGACGCCGAGGCCTGGGGCAAGGGCGCCGACGGCAAGCCGTTCCGCATCGGCGTGTTCCCCGCGCAGTGGTCGGTTGAGCCCTTCGATGACCGCGCCAAGGAAGACCAGGACGTGAAGTTCGCCGGTGAGATGGATGCCGACACCGGTATCTTCACCCCGGGCGACGCCGGTCCGAACCCGGCACGCAAGATGATGACCAACAACGCCGGCAACCTGAAGGTGATTGCCGCGGTGGACGACGCGGGCCAGTCGCACAAGGGCGAAGGGCACATGATCGTGACCGTGCAGCGTTGGAACAACCCGCCGATCCCATAA